In Flavobacterium enshiense, the genomic stretch AAAGAAAATAAATTGAAACGCCTATTAATTAACGTTTGGACAGTTTTCCAAGCCGATATTATTAAATGAAAATCCCCGAAATACATAGCATGTCGGGGATTATTTTTGTTGTAACAGGTCGTTAGCCTTTCAACCAGCTTTCTCTTAATTTAGTCTTACTGTTATCGGTTGCCTGATAGCCTTCAATCTCATCAGTCGGAAGCGATATTTTTCCTTTTAGAGTTTGTTCTTTACCTGCACGTTTGATTTTTACGGTTATTGGGTCGCCTTCTTTCCACTCAGAGCTAGACATAAGCAAATCGTAAATGTTGTCCAGATTATAGTTGGTGTCGTTAACAGCTAAAATCGTATCGTCATGTTTGATTCCAAGTGCTGTCATGAATTTGTTCAAATCACCGTCCGGAAGAACTTTGATTTCTTTTGTTGAGGGATCTACTGTAATGTATGGAGTCGTTTGATCTTTAATAAAAGGGTTGCCCGGCTTTTTAACCTTAGCATTGGTAACGCCCATTTTTGCAAAATACTTATCGTAAGGAATCGGAGTTTCGCCGGCAACGTATGTTTTAAGGAATTCACCAACCGCAGGGTAAGTCAATGAAGTGATTTTTGCAAACAGTTCGTCGTCGTTGAATGGTTTTTTAGTTCCGTATTCCGATGATAAAGCATGCATCAAATCTAAAATACCTTTTTCTCCGTTGCTGCTTTCTCTCATTTGAATGTCAATACACATGGCAATTAAGGCTCCTTTCAGGTATACATTGTAGTAAGAATCTTTGTATTGTTTGTCAAGGATGTTTTTACTCATGGTCGTAAATGGCATCTTTTCGTCGAAACGTTTGGATTGCTCTATTTTGTCCACCATTCTGTTGTAAAATTCGTCTTCAGTAATTAAACCTTGGTTTACCTGGAAAAGATTTGCGAAATATTCAGTAACCCCTTCATACATCCATAAATGCTCAGACATTTTAGGATTGTTGAAATCGAAATACTGGATTTCATTCGAATGAACGGTAAGCGGAGTTACAATATGGAAGAACTCATGCGAAACCACGTCTTTCAATTGTTCTAATAATGCTGCTTTTGGCATCATCTCAGGCATAACAACAGTTGTGGATGTAGTATGCTCCAGAGCTCCGAACCCTTTAGCGTCGGCTTTTTTCATATCCGACAAATACAATAAGACGCTGTATTTTTTAGTCGAATTCACAGGGCCTAAGAATTTTTTCTGAGCGCGCATCATGGTTTCCATGGCCGGAGTTATGTCTGCCGCCTTGTAGTTTCCGTTTGGAGAATATACGCTGATCAGGATTTCCATGTCATCCACCTTAAATGTTGTATAATCCGGTTCGGAATACATAATCGGATGGTCAACCAATTCGGCATAACGGGCAGCGGTAAATATATCCCTGTCGTTACTTGTGTCAGTGTCGGTCAGGGATGTCGCCCCCCATAAATTGGCCGGGTGCGAAACGGTAACTTTATATGGTAACTCGGATTTACCTTCAAAATAACCTATAAAACCATGTGTGTTTATCATGAAGTTTTTACCGGCAGCAATATTGGTCCCGGCTGGAGAGAACACGTCTTTACCTCCAATACCGCCGGAAGTTTCTGTGTCAAACGAGTCATTTACAAGGTAAGTCAGTTTGCTTATTTTTTTTGCATCGGATATTGTCCAGGAATTCTCGTCTTTTTTTGTCACTGATAAAGGATTTCCTTTTGCATCAAAAGCTTTTACATCTTCGATGAATCTACCGTAATTGTCTTCAGAATAAGTTCCGGGAACGGTCTTAGGTATGTGGAACGTCGTCGTCTCGGAGGTAAAGGCAGGCGGTGTGATTGTTACCATCACTTTGTCATCGTTTACGTTTACCAAGTCAATAGCGACGCCAACATCGTTTGTTTTTGAAGTTCCTTGCGCTGTTTTACAACTTACAAGTATTGCGGCTAATGCCAACGTGCAAATAAATTTTTTCATTATTTATGTTTTGATGAATAATATGTAGCTGAGCTTCTTTTTTTGTTACAGTTTTACTTGAATTAAAAAAAATCCTCCTGTTAAAGGAGGATTTTTTTTAATCCATTTTATTTTTAAAATAATACTTGCTGTCTAAATCGTCGTCCTCGAGATCGTTAAATTTTTGAGGTTTTGGTTTTGGTTTACTTGCAGTGACTTTTTTCTTCCAAAGTTCGAAATTGTCTTTTGACAATTTTTTTCGCATCGTTTCAGTAACATCATTTTCTGAAATCCCAAATTCTTCTTTTATTACTTCAAAAGGTTTTTTTTCCTCTTGTGCCATGGTAACAATACGATTTAATGTCTCATGGTCCATTTCTGAAATTTTACTTTTTTTCATCAGATGAAAAATTAATTCAATAATAAGTTTTAATAATATTTAAAAGTTCAATACTCAATATTACTAAAAAAATGGATTTGTAAATCGCGGACTTTTATTTTTTTTGAATTTTCAAAAATTCGTCACAAAAAAGATTTCTATTTGCGTTTTGTATTAAAAAATGGTTCGAAAGGTGAGGTTTATTCGCTGTTTGATGGGTTTTGATGTTTTAGGGATTTGATGTTTCCAATAATGTTGTGTGGTGCCTTTCATTAATAGCAGGCTTCCGTTTTCCAATACGATATTTTGTTTTTGGTCTTTTAGGGTATTGTGTTTTAATTGAAAGATTCGCTGTTCTCCGAAACTTACCGAAGCAATAACGGGGTTTTGTCCCAATTCTTTTTCGTTGTCGGCGTGCCAGCCGTTGCTGTCTTTGCCGTCTCGGTATAAATTGAGCAGCACTGAAGAAAATGAATGCCCTGTGGTTTTTTCCGCTTTCGATTTAATTTTCAATAAAAGTTCGTTCCACACGTGAGGAAGCATAGTGATATTTGAGTAGGAATAAGGTTTGCCTTCGTTGCCAAAGAAAGCTGTCAATCTGGGTTGTTTGTATGTTTTTCCGAAAATGGTAATGTCGTCCTGTTGCCATGGAATTTCAGTCAGGAGTTGTTGAAATAAAACGTTTGCCTCAATTTCTGAGAAGAAATTCGGGTAGTATTCGATTTCGGCATCAGGTAAATCGAAGACAATTTTATCGGTTGCGAATAAATCCATGTTTCAAAAATAAAAAAAGAGGAAGGGGTTATTTTTGTTTAAAATTGACATTCATTATGATAACTGCTGTAATGATAAGCAGAATTCCAATCCATTGACTTAAAACTACAGTTTCATTCAAAATGAAATAGGCCATCATTACAGAAACAGGCAATTCCAAAGACGAAACAATACTGCCTAAACCAATCCCTGTGTTTGGAAAACCGGCATTCATTAGCAGAGGGGGAATGATAGTCCCGAAAAGAGACAGGATAATTCCCCATTTCATGAAGATATTGATATTATAAGGAGTAGTCTGGGTGGCTATCGCAAATCCCAAAACAATGATAGTTCCTCCTAAAAGCATGTACAGACTTCGTTGTGCCGATGAGATGCCGATTGCGATTCGGTTGGCCGTAAACATGGTTGTAGTGAAGGATATTGCAGCTAATATTCCCCAAACGATGCCTCGCCAATCCAGCTGAATGTTTGTTTTTATCAAATTAGTCGCTAAGACGGTTCCGATTAAAACGATAGCCACAGCTGCTGTTTTTTGCAATGACGGTTTCTTTTTATCGAGTATCCATTCCAGTAAAACACCCATCCAGACTGTTTGCATCAACAATACAATCCCAATGGAAACCGGAATGTATTTTACAGCAAGATAATAGAAAATACCAGTCATTCCAGTGGAAGTTCCGGCAAGCATCAGATGGAAAATATTACGTTTGGAGGCGTTTATTACTTCGTCTCTTTTTTTAGTTTTCTGGAAGTAATTGATAATTAATATACCAATGATCCCTAATATGAATTGAGAGGAAAGAACCTCGGCGGTCGTATAATTTTCTTTGTAGGCTAATTTTACGAAAGTAGCAAGCATACCATAGCTTGTAGCGCCTATGCCTACCAGGAAAGCTCCTTTGATTGCTTTGTTTTTGATCATTATTTCAATTTTGGCCAGTAAAGATAAGTGATTTGGATTGTTTTAAGCCTATAACTCGTTTCAACTATAAGGACTGCCTGCTGTTTTGTCTGCTGCTGCAATGTTGCTGATTTAACTGTTTTTTTGGAGGTAGGTTGCAATAAAAAACCCGCAAGTTTATTGCGGGTTTGTTTTTTTATTTGATCAATTCGAAACTGCGCTTTACAAAGGCTGTCAGGTCTTCACCTTTTAATAAGCCTTGTGACAGTTTTGCTAAATCCAGAGCTTGTTTTACCAAGTTTTCCTGAGTTGTTTTGTCTTTTTCGTTTAATATAGCTGATGCCAAATCCGAATTGGTGTTCACTACCAGATTGTACATTTCAGGGAAGTTGCCCATGCCGAACATTCCGCCGCCGCCGGACTGACTCATTTCTTTCATACGACGCATGAATTCCGGTTGTGTAATCATGAACGGAGCCGCTTTGCTGTCTAAAGATTCCAGTTGTACCGTATAAGTTGTAGCCGGTACAATACCTTCAACGGCTGTTTTTAAACTTTCTTGTTCTTCATCGGAAAGTTTTGAAATTGCACTTTCTTCTTTTTTGATCAAACTGTCAACGTGATCTGAATCAACACGTACAAACTGAAGATTTTCGTTATCTGCTTCCAGTTTCTGAATCAAATGCGAAACAATTGGAGAATCTAATAAAAGCACTTCGTATCCTTTGGCTTCAGCTGCTTCCACATAACTGTGTTGTGCATCATTATTAGAGGCATATAATAGGATTAGCTTTCCGTCTTTGTCGGTTTGTTTGTCTTTTACAAGCTCTTTTAATTCTTCTAAAGTGTAGAATTTATTGCTAACTGTTGGGTATAATGCAAAGGCGCCAGCTTTTTCGTAGAATTTAGGTTCCGATAACATTCCGTATTCTAAAACGATTTTGATATCGTTCCATTTCTTTTCGAAATCTTCTCTGTTTTCAGTGAATAATGATTTTAGCTTGTCGGCTACTTTACGGGTAATATAGTTTGATATTTTCTTAACGGCGCCGTCAGCCTGTAAATAGGAACGAGATACGTTTAACGGAATGTCCGGAGAATCGATCACTCCTTTCAGCATGGTTAAGAATTCAGGTACGATACCTTCCACGTTATCTGTAACATATACCTGGTTTTGGTATAATTGGATTTTATCTTTCTGAATCTGTAAATCGGCCGACATTTTTGGGAAATACAAAATCCCTGTCAAGTTGAACGGATAATCCACATTAAGATGAATGTTGAATAGAGGTTCGTCAAACTGCATCGGATACAATTCACGATAGAAATCTTTGTAATCATCATCATTTAATTCGGTAGGCTGCTTTGTCCATGCCGGAGTCGGATTATTGATGATGTTGTCAACCTCAATCTCTTCCATGTTTTCTTCTTCTCCTACACCGTAAGCTTTTTGTTCTTTGCGGGTTCCGAATTTAATCGGCACAGGCATGAATTTGTTGTATTTGGTCAAAAGCTGACGGATTTTGGAATCATCTAAAAACTCCAGTGAGTCTTCTGCAATGTGAAGGATGATTTCGGTTCCGCGGGTTGATTTGTCGGCTGCTTCCAAAGTGAATTCAGGGCTTCCATCGCAAGTCCAGTGTGCTGCCGGTTCTTCTTTATAGGATTTAGTGATGATTTCCACTTTTTCAGCTACCATGAAAGCCGAATAGAAACCTAAGCCAAAATGTCCGATAATGCCGCTGTCTTTAGCCGAATCCTTATACTTCTCAAGAAACTCTTCTGCTCCCGAAAAGGCAACTTGATTGATGTATTTTTCCACTTCATCGGCAGTCATACCAATACCTTGGTCAATAATATGCAGTTTTTTGGCTTCCTTGTCGATTTTCACTTCGATAATCGGATTACCATATTCTACAGAAGCTTCGCCAATGCTGGTTAAATGCTTAAGTTTTAAGGTGGCATCTGTTGCATTTGAAACCAATTCACGAAGGAAAATCTCGTGATCACTATATAAGAACTTTTTGATTAACGGGAAGATGTTTTCTACCGATACATTAATTTTTCCTGTTGTCATAGGTATGTTAGTTTTTAAATTATTTTAGGTTGTGTTTTTACAAATAATATACCATTGCAGATGGTATGTCAAAATGACATTTGCCATATTTTGCTTAAAGTATACTGTTTTTAAGAATTTTTTGTAATTTTAAAATCTATATTAAAAAAAGAGAAGTATGAAAAGAGTAGGGCTATTAGTTTGTTTTTTAGCTTTGGCAATTGGTTGTAAATCAGGAAGTAGCAGTGCAGAAAAACCTCCAAAACCTGCAACGGCCAGTGCATCTAATGCAGTAAAACTGGATACAAAATCGGAGAAAAATCTGAACGGAAACTGGAAAATTGTCAAAGTTGATTTTCCTGGAAGCGGTTATTTCAAGGTAAACGCGTTTGGTATTGCCGAACCAAAGTGTTTTGAAGGCAGTGCTTGGACTTTTGTTCAGAACAATAATACCGGAACGGTTACTTTAAACCAGTCAGGTTGTCCGTCGTTTACATCGGCTATTAAATGGCAGGTAAGTAAAGAAGGTCAATTTGGTTTGAAATTTATCGGTGAAGGAACAAAAGCCAAAAACCAGACACAAGGGTATTGGTCTAAGTTTCAGAATGCAACAGAGCAATCGTTTGAGTTGGTTGATGTTGTCGATATAGCCGGACAGAAGAAAAATGTGACCTATTATTTTCAGAGAAACTAATTATTAAAAGTATTTATCATGAGAACATATAAAATTTCAGCTTTAGCGATTTTATTACTTGTCAGTACTGTATTTACAAGTTGTAAGACTGCAAACAACACTCAAAAAGGTGCCGCTTATGGTGCTGTGGGAGGCGCGCTTTTAGGTGCGGGAGTGGGAGCATTGGTAGGAGGTAAAAACAGTGCCGCTTGGGGTGCTGCCATTGGAGCTGCTGTTGGCGGAGGTACCGGAGCAATTATCGGTAACAAAATGGACAAACAGGCTCGTGCTATTGATGAAGCATTGCCTAGTGCCGACGTAGAGCGAGTAGGTGAAGCCATTCATATTACCTTAAAAGAAGATGCAATTCGTTTTGCCACAAACAAATCGACACTTACTCCACAGGCTCAGACAAATTTGGATAAGTTAATACCAATTTTTAATGAATACAAGGATACAAATATTAATATTTACGGATTTACCGATAATGTTGGTTCAAAAGAATATAATCTGACCCTGTCTCAAAAAAGAGCTGAGGCGGTAAAAGTGTACCTTATTTCAAAGGGATTGGCTTCGTCCCGATTTGTAACTAAAGGAATGGGGATGGAGCAGCCAATTGCGCCTAATGATACTAAAGAAGGACAAAGTATGAACAGACGTGTGGAATTTGCTATTACAGCCAACGAGAAAATGATCCAGGAGGCTAAAAAAGAAGCAGGTAATTAATTTATAATTATTAGAACAAAAAAAATCCCGAGTTAATCGGGATTTTTTTATTGTAATTATTTTATCATTTAGGACTTATTCTCCGAAAGTATAGGATAATCCAGCGCTCAGGTTATAAATAAGTGTCGATGTTCCGTTAGGAGTTCCATTAAAAACGGGGTCAGTGTAGGTGTATTTCCCATCAAACCAATAATGCTGGGAGAAATGGACTAATCCCGTAAAATCAATTCCGATGGCAAGGTTATCGGTAATTGAATACTGCGGATTAATACCAATAATCACATGTCCTATTTCATCAATACCGCCATTCTCAACAGTTATTGATTTTTGCATTGAGTATCCTAAGCCCGCATGTGTCATTAAGTTGAACTTACGGTTGTAAAAGTAACTTCTCGAATCCACTAGGTTGGTCAGGTTACAGGCTGCTTGGAAGGAAATCCTGTTGGAATTAAGGCCCATTTCTTTGGGTGATTCCTGGGTTCTGAATTTGTCAAAACCATAATCTAGTTTTATACCCCAGACTTCTCCAAACATGTATCTCACGCCGAAATCAAAATGAACAGGATCAATTAGTTTTGGGTCTTTTACTCCGGAGATGCCATAATTGGCATCAATTGAAACATTATTATATGTACGCTGACTAAATGCAGATGCCGTACAAAACAATAATAGCAAAATCATTTTTTTAGACATAAATTTCATGTGTTTGTAGGATTAATAGTTAAGGGGCGTGCAATATTAGATATAAACTTTTAAATATCTGAAGTTTTATTAAAAAAATGGAAACAATAATTCAGATATGGCCCAATAGCAATTAAATTTGCAAACCTAATAAAAAACAATGTTACAGGTAAAAAATATTTCATTCGGATATACAGAAAAGAAAATAATTCACAACATAGCGTTTACTGTTCCAAAATGTAAAAACGTAGCTGTTTTGGGTGAGAGCGGCTGCGGAAAAAGTACACTGTTAAAACTGATTTATGGATTGCATGATTTGGATGAAGGCCATATTTTTTGGAATGAAATCGAAGTCCTGGGACCGAAATTTAATTTGGTGCCTGGTATGCCGTTTATGAAATACCTTGCTCAGGATTTTGATTTGATGCCTTACATAACAGTCGCTGAAAACGTGGGTAAATATCTTTCCAATTTTTATCCTGAAGAGAAAAAACAACGGATTCATGAATTGCTTGAAATTGTTGAGATGACGGAATTTGCTGATGTGAAAGCAAAATACCTTAGCGGAGGGCAACAGCAACGAGTGGCATTGGCCAAAGTTTTAGCTTTGGAGCCAGAGGTTTTATTGTTGGACGAACCCTTCAGTCATATTGATAATTTCAGAAAAAATGCCTTGCGAAGAAATTTGTTCGCTTACCTGAAATCCAAAGGGATTACCGTTATAATCGCTACGCACGATAGTGTAGATGCACTTTCATTTTCGGATGAGACGATTGTTCTCAGGAATGGTAAAGTAGTCGCGAGAGGAGCTTCGGCCACTATTTATAATAATCCGGAAACAAAATATGTAGCTTCACTTTTCGGAGAGGTTAATGAGCTGCAGCTGTCACAACTGACAGATGAGGTAGACAAAGACGAAACGCTTTTGCTGTATCCTCACCAGTTAAAAGTTGTGGAAAATGGTTTTTTAAAGGCGAATGTCAGACAGTGTTATTATAAAGGGAGTCATTATCTGATTAAAGCGGTTTCGGATCGGAAAGTAATTTTCTTCGAACACGAAACTGAATTGGAAATCAATGAAGAAGTAACTCTAATGATAAGCTAATCATGGCAAAAGAAGACTTGTTGTCCAAACAGATAAACCAATTGGGATTCTTTCTCAGAAAAATGTTTGAGAAAATGAAGGGTAATGATTCCGGGGACATTATGACAGAAACAGTTTCCGAAAATAATGCCGAGTTAAAAGAAACCTTAGGTTTCGATCTTAATGATATTCAAAAGTTGTCTTTGGAGGAAGTGGTTCCGTTTTTACTTCAAAATGAGTATTTCAGTGTCGAAAATCTCGAATTGTTTGCTGATATTTTAGTGAAAACCAATGTGGAAGATTTTTGTAAAAAAGCATTGCGGATTTACGAGCATATCGACAGTAAAACAGCTACTTTTTCGATGGAACGTAATCTGAAAATGAAAATGATAAAAGAACGTTTTTTATAAATTAAAACCCCGAACTATTAGTTCGGGGTTTTAATTTGGTATTAGTTTTTCAAGTGTTTTTCCAAAAACTGATCCTGTTCCCATAACAGGTGGAAAATATTTTCTTTTGCGGCATAACCATGCGATTCTTTAGGTAAAATCAGCATTCTGGCCGGTGCACCTAATCCTTTCAATGCCTGGAAATAGCGTTCGGTCTGTAAAGTAAACGTACCAGGGTTGTTGTCAGCCTCGCCATGAACCAATAATAAAGGTGTTTTCATTTTTTCGGCATTCATAAACGGAGACATTTCATTGTAAATGTTTGAAGCTTCCCAGTAATTTCGCTGTTCGTTTTGGAACCCAAAAGGCGTTAAGGTTCGGTTGTAAGCTCCGCTGCGCGCAATTCCGCAGGCAAATAAATTGGAATGAGACAATAAATTAGCAGTCATGAAAGCGCCGTACGAATGTCCGCCCACAGCGACTTTTTTGCGGTTGATGTAACCTAATTTGTCGACAGCATCGATAGCG encodes the following:
- a CDS encoding OmpA family protein gives rise to the protein MRTYKISALAILLLVSTVFTSCKTANNTQKGAAYGAVGGALLGAGVGALVGGKNSAAWGAAIGAAVGGGTGAIIGNKMDKQARAIDEALPSADVERVGEAIHITLKEDAIRFATNKSTLTPQAQTNLDKLIPIFNEYKDTNINIYGFTDNVGSKEYNLTLSQKRAEAVKVYLISKGLASSRFVTKGMGMEQPIAPNDTKEGQSMNRRVEFAITANEKMIQEAKKEAGN
- a CDS encoding outer membrane beta-barrel protein, with protein sequence MILLLLFCTASAFSQRTYNNVSIDANYGISGVKDPKLIDPVHFDFGVRYMFGEVWGIKLDYGFDKFRTQESPKEMGLNSNRISFQAACNLTNLVDSRSYFYNRKFNLMTHAGLGYSMQKSITVENGGIDEIGHVIIGINPQYSITDNLAIGIDFTGLVHFSQHYWFDGKYTYTDPVFNGTPNGTSTLIYNLSAGLSYTFGE
- the htpG gene encoding molecular chaperone HtpG — protein: MTTGKINVSVENIFPLIKKFLYSDHEIFLRELVSNATDATLKLKHLTSIGEASVEYGNPIIEVKIDKEAKKLHIIDQGIGMTADEVEKYINQVAFSGAEEFLEKYKDSAKDSGIIGHFGLGFYSAFMVAEKVEIITKSYKEEPAAHWTCDGSPEFTLEAADKSTRGTEIILHIAEDSLEFLDDSKIRQLLTKYNKFMPVPIKFGTRKEQKAYGVGEEENMEEIEVDNIINNPTPAWTKQPTELNDDDYKDFYRELYPMQFDEPLFNIHLNVDYPFNLTGILYFPKMSADLQIQKDKIQLYQNQVYVTDNVEGIVPEFLTMLKGVIDSPDIPLNVSRSYLQADGAVKKISNYITRKVADKLKSLFTENREDFEKKWNDIKIVLEYGMLSEPKFYEKAGAFALYPTVSNKFYTLEELKELVKDKQTDKDGKLILLYASNNDAQHSYVEAAEAKGYEVLLLDSPIVSHLIQKLEADNENLQFVRVDSDHVDSLIKKEESAISKLSDEEQESLKTAVEGIVPATTYTVQLESLDSKAAPFMITQPEFMRRMKEMSQSGGGGMFGMGNFPEMYNLVVNTNSDLASAILNEKDKTTQENLVKQALDLAKLSQGLLKGEDLTAFVKRSFELIK
- a CDS encoding TIGR03643 family protein; translated protein: MKKSKISEMDHETLNRIVTMAQEEKKPFEVIKEEFGISENDVTETMRKKLSKDNFELWKKKVTASKPKPKPQKFNDLEDDDLDSKYYFKNKMD
- a CDS encoding DMT family transporter; its protein translation is MIKNKAIKGAFLVGIGATSYGMLATFVKLAYKENYTTAEVLSSQFILGIIGILIINYFQKTKKRDEVINASKRNIFHLMLAGTSTGMTGIFYYLAVKYIPVSIGIVLLMQTVWMGVLLEWILDKKKPSLQKTAAVAIVLIGTVLATNLIKTNIQLDWRGIVWGILAAISFTTTMFTANRIAIGISSAQRSLYMLLGGTIIVLGFAIATQTTPYNINIFMKWGIILSLFGTIIPPLLMNAGFPNTGIGLGSIVSSLELPVSVMMAYFILNETVVLSQWIGILLIITAVIIMNVNFKQK
- a CDS encoding lipocalin family protein; translated protein: MKRVGLLVCFLALAIGCKSGSSSAEKPPKPATASASNAVKLDTKSEKNLNGNWKIVKVDFPGSGYFKVNAFGIAEPKCFEGSAWTFVQNNNTGTVTLNQSGCPSFTSAIKWQVSKEGQFGLKFIGEGTKAKNQTQGYWSKFQNATEQSFELVDVVDIAGQKKNVTYYFQRN
- a CDS encoding alpha-ketoglutarate-dependent dioxygenase AlkB family protein; this translates as MDLFATDKIVFDLPDAEIEYYPNFFSEIEANVLFQQLLTEIPWQQDDITIFGKTYKQPRLTAFFGNEGKPYSYSNITMLPHVWNELLLKIKSKAEKTTGHSFSSVLLNLYRDGKDSNGWHADNEKELGQNPVIASVSFGEQRIFQLKHNTLKDQKQNIVLENGSLLLMKGTTQHYWKHQIPKTSKPIKQRINLTFRTIF
- a CDS encoding peptidase M61, which translates into the protein MKKFICTLALAAILVSCKTAQGTSKTNDVGVAIDLVNVNDDKVMVTITPPAFTSETTTFHIPKTVPGTYSEDNYGRFIEDVKAFDAKGNPLSVTKKDENSWTISDAKKISKLTYLVNDSFDTETSGGIGGKDVFSPAGTNIAAGKNFMINTHGFIGYFEGKSELPYKVTVSHPANLWGATSLTDTDTSNDRDIFTAARYAELVDHPIMYSEPDYTTFKVDDMEILISVYSPNGNYKAADITPAMETMMRAQKKFLGPVNSTKKYSVLLYLSDMKKADAKGFGALEHTTSTTVVMPEMMPKAALLEQLKDVVSHEFFHIVTPLTVHSNEIQYFDFNNPKMSEHLWMYEGVTEYFANLFQVNQGLITEDEFYNRMVDKIEQSKRFDEKMPFTTMSKNILDKQYKDSYYNVYLKGALIAMCIDIQMRESSNGEKGILDLMHALSSEYGTKKPFNDDELFAKITSLTYPAVGEFLKTYVAGETPIPYDKYFAKMGVTNAKVKKPGNPFIKDQTTPYITVDPSTKEIKVLPDGDLNKFMTALGIKHDDTILAVNDTNYNLDNIYDLLMSSSEWKEGDPITVKIKRAGKEQTLKGKISLPTDEIEGYQATDNSKTKLRESWLKG
- a CDS encoding ABC transporter ATP-binding protein, translated to MLQVKNISFGYTEKKIIHNIAFTVPKCKNVAVLGESGCGKSTLLKLIYGLHDLDEGHIFWNEIEVLGPKFNLVPGMPFMKYLAQDFDLMPYITVAENVGKYLSNFYPEEKKQRIHELLEIVEMTEFADVKAKYLSGGQQQRVALAKVLALEPEVLLLDEPFSHIDNFRKNALRRNLFAYLKSKGITVIIATHDSVDALSFSDETIVLRNGKVVARGASATIYNNPETKYVASLFGEVNELQLSQLTDEVDKDETLLLYPHQLKVVENGFLKANVRQCYYKGSHYLIKAVSDRKVIFFEHETELEINEEVTLMIS